In Elusimicrobiota bacterium, the following are encoded in one genomic region:
- a CDS encoding sugar-transfer associated ATP-grasp domain-containing protein has protein sequence MRNIFTDAGKLQQHVLGINRRNLDYIYKSNKRKHFPIADDKVLTKEYLHKLNVPVPETFYVIRGMGDIRKYWPELSAGKPEFVIKPAKGRAGGGILVLRKNGECWETPSGVKYNGNQIKKQMADILFGIHSFGLTDKVLVESRVVLHHSLRTIYPDGMADIRVIVYNDIPKMSMLRMSTLESGGRANLSQGAIGIGIDLKTGELLDGYDVKGYITKHPDSKVEFKGMRIPFWADIIDISTRTSRAVPLNYLGIDVIIDDTRGPVVMEINARPGLEIQNVNRCGLKSVLENG, from the coding sequence TATTTACTGACGCGGGAAAACTGCAACAGCATGTTCTTGGTATCAACCGCCGGAACCTTGATTATATTTATAAATCCAATAAACGTAAACATTTCCCTATTGCCGACGATAAAGTGTTGACAAAAGAATATTTGCATAAGCTTAATGTGCCCGTCCCGGAAACGTTTTACGTGATCCGCGGGATGGGTGACATCAGGAAATACTGGCCGGAACTCAGCGCTGGTAAACCCGAGTTTGTAATTAAACCGGCAAAAGGGCGTGCGGGGGGAGGGATACTGGTCTTACGTAAAAACGGGGAGTGTTGGGAAACACCGTCAGGTGTTAAGTACAACGGTAACCAAATAAAAAAACAGATGGCAGATATTTTGTTTGGTATCCACTCGTTTGGGTTGACAGACAAGGTACTGGTTGAATCACGGGTTGTACTCCACCACTCGCTGCGCACGATATATCCTGACGGTATGGCGGACATCCGTGTGATTGTTTATAATGACATACCTAAGATGTCAATGCTGCGGATGTCAACACTGGAGTCTGGTGGCCGCGCGAACCTAAGCCAGGGCGCAATAGGTATTGGGATTGATCTTAAAACAGGAGAATTGTTGGATGGCTACGATGTTAAAGGGTATATAACAAAACATCCCGATAGTAAGGTAGAGTTTAAAGGAATGCGTATACCGTTTTGGGCAGATATCATTGATATCAGTACAAGGACAAGTAGGGCAGTACCGCTTAACTACCTTGGGATTGATGTTATTATCGACGATACCCGTGGACCGGTAGTAATGGAAATCAATGCACGGCCGGGTTTGGAAATCCAGAACGTCAACCGTTGCGGGTTAAAATCCGTATTGGAAAACGGGTAA
- a CDS encoding tetratricopeptide repeat protein encodes MQNKIWAYLRESFVPILAVLFVIVGIILYLQKIAVDLSNKPTVVVITNQQPGQGVSYSVNDQDGDTDPQVEYGQEFEANPVFKQARTYYADKKYESAGKLISALLKKDGANPYLLNYLGVIELHMKQYDTAKEKFVKVSKLAPSYAPVFVNLGLLYTGQNQFTDAENSYRSAIALRPNYAVAYYDLAALYVKQKNTRDAEKMFVKTVELSSGRLQSFAYNNLGVLAADAKNMKTAERYYNMAINLKPDYIAPRMNLASLLPDSVGNRKKKEEIYKKVLKLKPDYAPAYYNLGVLYKNEGRARQSEEFYKQALKYFPEYRSAKYNLGMLYIDQGKTVLAEELFQSLVNKDTAAPEDLFNLAKVFHAKKDYVKAIEFYNKAITMLNGNYPEALVNLGVVYKAMKKPKDAVVYYQKALKYKPDYYTAYYNMGIAYLDDNNADTALDCFVSAAKYKPDYIEAWYNSGVIYAKKGQFDDAEKCYRKVLEYDTKHLKALMNLAVIKAKKNDYTGAIKEYENVLKLYPGYASAWFNMGLAYKKVGDTEKAIAAYTKAIEYDPAHTAAKNNLGSLLSNKGDTAKAVVMYEKALEETPNDYSLRFNYALQIFKLGKKEDARKEYEKVTRVAPKFVKGWLGLAEVSDDLRDHKAALTALETASSLDPADFLVVYEIGRQYHKLNDLNSAMEYYRKSIPELPKNPWPVYWLGKAYNEQNNVGEAEKYYRAALVINQNHEFSLLRLAQLDEAKGLTSQAAELYKKVLELNPNNKSAKAAMSKLK; translated from the coding sequence ATGCAAAATAAAATATGGGCGTATCTCCGCGAAAGTTTTGTGCCGATATTAGCTGTATTATTCGTGATTGTCGGCATAATTCTGTACCTCCAGAAAATTGCGGTAGATCTTAGTAATAAACCAACTGTAGTGGTAATCACCAACCAGCAACCTGGCCAAGGGGTAAGTTATAGCGTAAACGACCAGGATGGTGATACTGACCCGCAGGTAGAGTATGGGCAGGAGTTTGAAGCTAACCCCGTGTTTAAACAAGCGAGAACGTATTACGCTGACAAAAAATACGAATCCGCGGGGAAACTGATATCAGCGTTACTGAAAAAAGATGGTGCAAACCCGTACCTCCTGAACTACCTCGGTGTGATTGAACTGCACATGAAACAGTATGATACGGCAAAAGAAAAGTTTGTAAAGGTATCCAAACTTGCGCCGTCCTATGCGCCGGTATTTGTAAACCTCGGGTTGTTATATACAGGTCAAAATCAGTTCACTGACGCGGAAAATTCTTACCGCAGCGCGATAGCGTTACGTCCGAACTATGCTGTTGCATATTACGATCTTGCAGCGTTGTATGTAAAACAAAAAAATACGCGGGACGCGGAGAAAATGTTTGTTAAAACAGTAGAGCTTAGCAGCGGGAGGTTACAATCGTTTGCATATAATAACCTCGGAGTATTGGCTGCTGATGCAAAAAATATGAAAACTGCGGAACGGTATTACAATATGGCAATTAATCTCAAACCTGACTACATAGCGCCTCGGATGAACCTCGCATCGTTATTACCGGACTCAGTAGGGAATAGAAAGAAAAAAGAGGAAATCTATAAAAAAGTTTTGAAGTTAAAACCCGACTACGCGCCGGCGTACTACAATCTCGGCGTACTATACAAAAACGAAGGACGCGCTAGGCAGTCGGAAGAGTTTTATAAACAAGCGCTTAAATATTTCCCTGAGTATCGCAGCGCTAAGTATAATCTAGGGATGTTGTATATTGACCAGGGAAAAACTGTATTAGCAGAAGAATTGTTCCAGTCGCTTGTGAATAAAGATACCGCTGCACCTGAAGATTTGTTTAACCTCGCGAAAGTTTTTCATGCGAAAAAGGATTATGTAAAAGCCATTGAGTTTTATAACAAAGCTATAACAATGTTGAACGGTAATTATCCTGAAGCTTTGGTTAACCTAGGGGTGGTATACAAAGCGATGAAGAAGCCAAAAGACGCTGTGGTATATTACCAAAAAGCGTTGAAGTACAAACCTGATTATTATACTGCGTACTATAACATGGGCATCGCGTATTTAGATGATAATAACGCGGATACCGCGCTGGACTGTTTTGTTTCAGCAGCAAAGTATAAGCCCGATTATATCGAAGCGTGGTATAACAGCGGCGTGATTTACGCGAAAAAGGGACAGTTTGATGACGCAGAGAAGTGTTACCGCAAAGTGTTGGAATATGACACAAAGCATTTGAAAGCGTTGATGAACCTCGCTGTTATCAAGGCAAAGAAAAACGATTATACCGGTGCAATAAAGGAATATGAAAACGTACTGAAACTGTACCCTGGCTATGCCTCCGCGTGGTTTAACATGGGTTTGGCATATAAAAAAGTTGGTGACACAGAGAAAGCAATTGCAGCGTATACTAAAGCAATAGAGTACGATCCTGCACATACTGCTGCAAAAAATAATTTGGGATCATTACTCAGCAACAAAGGCGATACTGCAAAAGCGGTAGTTATGTATGAGAAAGCGTTGGAGGAAACCCCGAATGATTACTCTTTACGCTTCAACTATGCGTTGCAGATATTTAAGCTTGGGAAGAAAGAGGATGCAAGGAAAGAGTACGAAAAAGTTACGCGGGTTGCGCCGAAGTTCGTAAAAGGATGGCTGGGATTAGCTGAAGTATCCGATGATTTGAGAGATCATAAAGCTGCATTAACTGCTTTAGAAACAGCGTCGAGCCTTGATCCCGCAGATTTTCTTGTGGTATACGAAATTGGCAGGCAGTACCATAAACTTAACGATTTGAATAGCGCAATGGAGTATTACCGTAAGTCCATACCGGAGCTTCCCAAAAACCCGTGGCCGGTATACTGGCTGGGGAAAGCGTATAATGAACAAAATAATGTAGGCGAAGCCGAGAAATATTATCGTGCTGCGTTGGTAATAAACCAGAATCATGAGTTTAGCTTATTACGGCTCGCACAACTTGATGAAGCTAAAGGGTTAACCTCACAAGCAGCGGAACTTTATAAAAAAGTGCTGGAATTGAATCCAAATAATAAAAGCGCAAAGGCTGCAATGAGTAAATTAAAATGA